From the genome of Streptomyces sp. V1I1, one region includes:
- a CDS encoding Gfo/Idh/MocA family protein: protein MTKPAKQPRVGLLGAGPWAERTQAPALAAHPDVDFAGVWARRPEAGAALAAAYGTTAYSGEDGADALFAACDAVSFALPPDVQAPLAARAAAAGCHLLLDKPVATSVAAARETALAAERAGVASVVFCTLRFAADTVPWIAEQAAMDGWFTAHAQWLGSLYAPGGDSPYAASPWRREKGGLWDVGPHVLSVLIPVLGDVTAVTAARGPVDTAHLALRHTSGASSTATLGLSAPVKAAGASIELVGDRGTVAMPQRGDAVSSFGAAVDALLESARTGRAHDCDVRFGLRLTEILAEAEAELLQRG from the coding sequence ATGACGAAGCCCGCAAAGCAGCCGCGTGTCGGACTCCTCGGCGCCGGTCCCTGGGCGGAGCGCACCCAGGCCCCCGCGCTCGCCGCCCACCCTGATGTCGACTTCGCCGGGGTGTGGGCCAGGCGGCCCGAGGCGGGCGCCGCCCTCGCCGCCGCGTACGGCACCACGGCCTACTCCGGCGAGGACGGCGCCGACGCCCTCTTCGCCGCCTGTGACGCGGTCTCCTTCGCGCTGCCGCCGGACGTCCAGGCGCCGCTCGCGGCCAGGGCGGCCGCGGCCGGCTGCCATCTTCTGCTGGACAAGCCGGTCGCGACGAGCGTGGCGGCGGCGCGGGAGACGGCGTTGGCGGCGGAGCGCGCCGGGGTCGCCTCGGTGGTCTTCTGCACGCTGCGCTTCGCCGCGGACACAGTGCCCTGGATCGCTGAACAGGCGGCGATGGACGGCTGGTTCACGGCCCACGCGCAGTGGCTCGGCTCGCTGTACGCGCCCGGCGGTGACAGCCCGTACGCCGCGTCGCCGTGGCGGCGTGAGAAGGGCGGGCTGTGGGATGTCGGCCCGCATGTGCTGTCCGTGCTGATCCCGGTACTGGGCGATGTGACGGCGGTGACGGCGGCGCGCGGCCCGGTGGACACCGCGCATCTGGCGCTGCGGCACACCTCGGGGGCGTCGAGCACGGCGACACTGGGCCTGAGCGCGCCGGTGAAGGCGGCGGGCGCGAGCATCGAGCTCGTCGGCGACCGGGGGACGGTGGCGATGCCGCAGCGGGGCGACGCGGTGAGCTCATTCGGTGCGGCGGTGGACGCGCTGCTGGAGTCGGCGCGTACGGGGCGGGCGCACGACTGCGACGTACGGTTCGGGCTGCGGCTGACCGAAATCCTCGCTGAGGCGGAGGCGGAGCTTCTGCAGCGCGGGTAG
- a CDS encoding SDR family oxidoreductase has translation MRLLILGGTEFVGRAVVESALGRGWEVTVFHRGRHKAPAGVTTLLGDRTAPDGLAALADGEWDVVVDTWSAAPSVVRDAARLLAGRVGRYVYVSSCSVYAWPPALGHDETSPVVEGSPHAGEVPYAEAKRGGELAALDAFGDDRALLVRAGLIIGPWENIGRLPWWLRRIARGGAVLAPGPRDTPLQYIDVRDLAEWVVLAAERGLSGPYNVVSESGHTTMGDLLEACARATGSSAELRWTPPEVILAAGIEPWTELPIWIPRAEQPELHNAIHGVNVAKALAAGLSCRSVASTATDTWRWLESIGGAPPQREDRPVVGLAAEVEAGVLGG, from the coding sequence ATGAGACTTCTGATTCTGGGGGGCACGGAGTTCGTCGGCCGTGCGGTTGTCGAGTCGGCGCTGGGACGTGGCTGGGAGGTCACGGTCTTCCACCGCGGGCGGCACAAAGCGCCGGCCGGCGTCACCACGCTGCTCGGCGACCGGACCGCGCCGGACGGGCTCGCGGCGCTGGCCGACGGGGAGTGGGACGTCGTCGTCGACACGTGGTCGGCCGCGCCGTCCGTCGTGCGGGACGCGGCGCGGCTGTTGGCGGGGCGGGTCGGTCGCTATGTCTATGTGTCGAGCTGTTCGGTGTACGCCTGGCCCCCGGCGCTGGGCCACGACGAGACCAGCCCGGTGGTGGAGGGCTCGCCCCACGCGGGCGAGGTGCCGTACGCGGAGGCCAAGCGGGGCGGCGAGTTGGCCGCGCTCGACGCTTTCGGCGACGACCGCGCGCTGCTGGTGCGCGCGGGCCTGATCATCGGCCCCTGGGAGAACATCGGCCGCCTGCCGTGGTGGCTGCGCCGGATCGCCCGTGGCGGCGCAGTGCTCGCGCCGGGTCCGCGGGACACGCCGCTGCAGTACATCGACGTACGCGACCTCGCGGAGTGGGTCGTACTGGCGGCGGAGCGGGGCCTGAGCGGCCCGTACAACGTGGTGAGCGAGTCGGGGCACACGACGATGGGCGACCTGCTGGAGGCCTGCGCGAGGGCCACGGGCTCGTCGGCGGAGCTCCGCTGGACGCCGCCGGAGGTGATCCTGGCGGCGGGCATCGAGCCCTGGACGGAGCTCCCGATCTGGATCCCGCGGGCGGAACAGCCGGAACTGCATAACGCGATCCATGGCGTGAACGTCGCCAAGGCCCTTGCGGCGGGCCTGAGTTGTCGCTCGGTCGCGTCGACGGCGACGGACACGTGGAGGTGGCTGGAGTCCATCGGCGGGGCGCCGCCGCAGCGGGAGGACCGTCCGGTGGTGGGGCTGGCGGCTGAGGTGGAGGCGGGCGTGCTGGGCGGCTGA
- the glnII gene encoding glutamine synthetase: MTFKAEYIWIDGTEPTAKLRSKTKILTDGAELPIWGFDGSSTNQAEGHASDRVLKPVFSCPDPIRGGSDVLVMCEVLNTDMTPHESNTRSALAEVAEKFAAQEPIFGIEQEYTFFKGARPLGFPEGGFPAAQGGYYCGVGADEIFGRDVVEAHLENCLKAGLGISGINAEVMPGQWEFQVGPLAPLEVSDQLWIARWLLYRTAEDFQVSATLDPKPVKGDWNGAGAHTNFSTKAMREGYDAIITASESLGEGSKPLDHVKNYGAGIDDRLTGLHETAPWNEYSYGVSDRGASVRIPWQVEQDGKGYIEDRRPNANVDPYVVTRLLVDTCCTALEKAGQV, encoded by the coding sequence GTGACCTTCAAGGCTGAGTACATCTGGATCGACGGCACCGAGCCGACCGCCAAGCTTCGCTCGAAGACGAAGATACTGACGGATGGTGCCGAGCTGCCCATCTGGGGCTTCGACGGATCCAGCACCAACCAGGCTGAGGGCCACGCGTCCGACCGCGTTCTCAAGCCGGTCTTCTCCTGCCCGGACCCGATCCGCGGCGGCAGCGACGTCCTCGTCATGTGCGAGGTCCTCAACACGGACATGACCCCGCACGAGTCCAACACGCGTTCCGCGCTCGCCGAGGTCGCCGAGAAGTTCGCCGCCCAGGAGCCGATTTTCGGCATCGAGCAGGAGTACACCTTCTTCAAGGGCGCCCGCCCCCTCGGCTTCCCCGAGGGCGGCTTCCCGGCCGCGCAGGGTGGCTACTACTGCGGCGTCGGCGCGGACGAGATCTTCGGCCGTGACGTCGTCGAGGCGCACCTGGAGAACTGCCTCAAGGCGGGCCTCGGCATCTCCGGCATCAACGCCGAGGTCATGCCGGGCCAGTGGGAGTTCCAGGTCGGCCCGCTCGCCCCGCTGGAGGTCTCCGACCAGCTGTGGATCGCGCGCTGGCTGCTCTACCGCACCGCCGAGGACTTCCAGGTCTCCGCGACGCTCGACCCCAAGCCGGTGAAGGGCGACTGGAACGGCGCGGGCGCGCACACCAACTTCTCGACCAAGGCGATGCGCGAGGGCTACGACGCGATCATCACCGCAAGCGAGTCGCTGGGCGAGGGCTCCAAGCCGCTCGACCACGTCAAGAACTACGGCGCGGGCATCGACGACCGGCTGACCGGTCTGCACGAGACCGCCCCGTGGAACGAGTACAGCTACGGCGTCTCCGACCGCGGCGCCTCGGTCCGTATCCCGTGGCAGGTCGAGCAGGACGGCAAGGGCTACATCGAGGACCGCCGCCCGAACGCCAACGTCGACCCGTACGTGGTGACGCGGCTGCTCGTCGACACCTGCTGCACCGCTCTGGAGAAGGCCGGCCAGGTCTGA
- a CDS encoding four-helix bundle copper-binding protein, whose protein sequence is MSSTVKDMLATYPADLGDIDQAKLTRCIEECIACAQACTACADACLSEGMVGDLTKCIRTDMDCADICTATAAVLSRHTGYDANITAAILRACVMACKACGDECAKHADMHEHCRICAEACRSCEQACNELFSALG, encoded by the coding sequence ATGTCCAGCACCGTCAAGGACATGCTCGCCACCTACCCGGCCGACCTCGGCGACATCGACCAGGCCAAGCTCACCCGCTGTATCGAGGAGTGCATTGCCTGCGCGCAGGCGTGTACGGCGTGCGCGGACGCCTGCCTGTCCGAGGGCATGGTGGGCGATCTGACCAAGTGCATCCGTACCGACATGGACTGCGCCGACATCTGCACCGCCACCGCCGCGGTCCTCTCGCGGCACACCGGCTACGACGCCAACATCACGGCGGCCATCCTTCGTGCGTGCGTCATGGCCTGCAAGGCGTGCGGCGACGAGTGCGCCAAGCATGCCGACATGCACGAGCACTGCCGCATCTGCGCCGAAGCCTGCCGAAGCTGCGAGCAGGCATGCAACGAACTGTTCTCGGCCCTCGGCTGA
- a CDS encoding PepSY domain-containing protein, with protein MAIDVPTQTDESETATAPGSTWSALRPLVLRIHFYAGLLIAPLLLVAATSGLLYSLSFQAEKILYSDELTVPVGDRAVPLSAQVDAARKAHPDGTVTAVWPSYEDGATTRVLMTTPDVEEGKSVAVFVDPFTADVRGELTSYGGSGALPLRTWLDELHRDLHLGDLGRNYSELAASWLWVVALGGLLLWLGRRRTAKRALLVPERGVKGRRRTLSWHGSVGLWAVTGLVLLSATGLTWSRYAGENIGAVQDQLGGATPTVSATLEGGGRDGGHEGHGSGNTGAHQGADVGVDKALASARAAGIDGKMSVILPAEGSGYIVKETDTKFPVHLDSVAVDPKDGKVIDELRFADYPLLAKLTRFGIDAHTGVFLGLVNQLALAGLALALILLILWGYRMWWLRRPTKERKLSAGRPMPRGAWRKVPITLLLPIAAVTAAIGWFVPMLGISLLVFLVVDLAMAGVARARSRA; from the coding sequence ATGGCCATTGACGTCCCCACGCAGACCGACGAATCCGAGACAGCGACCGCGCCAGGCTCCACCTGGAGTGCACTGCGGCCCCTCGTCCTGCGTATCCACTTCTACGCAGGGCTGCTCATCGCCCCCCTGCTGCTCGTCGCCGCGACCAGCGGACTGCTCTACTCCCTCTCCTTCCAGGCAGAGAAGATCCTCTACAGCGATGAGCTGACCGTCCCCGTCGGCGACCGCGCCGTCCCGCTCTCCGCCCAGGTCGACGCCGCCCGTAAGGCCCACCCCGACGGCACGGTGACCGCCGTCTGGCCTTCGTACGAGGACGGCGCGACCACCCGCGTACTGATGACCACCCCCGATGTCGAGGAGGGCAAGTCCGTCGCCGTCTTCGTCGACCCGTTCACCGCAGATGTACGCGGCGAGCTGACCTCCTACGGCGGCTCGGGCGCCCTCCCGCTGCGCACCTGGCTCGACGAGCTCCATCGCGATCTGCACCTGGGCGACCTCGGCCGCAACTACAGCGAGCTGGCCGCCAGCTGGCTGTGGGTCGTCGCCCTCGGCGGCCTGCTGCTCTGGCTCGGCCGGCGGCGCACCGCGAAGCGCGCCCTGCTCGTCCCCGAGCGCGGCGTCAAGGGCCGCCGCAGAACGCTCTCCTGGCACGGCTCGGTCGGCCTGTGGGCGGTGACCGGACTGGTCCTGCTCTCCGCCACCGGACTGACCTGGTCGCGGTACGCGGGCGAGAACATCGGCGCGGTCCAGGACCAGCTCGGCGGGGCCACGCCCACCGTCTCCGCGACCCTCGAAGGCGGCGGCCGCGACGGCGGCCACGAAGGCCACGGCAGCGGGAACACAGGAGCCCACCAGGGTGCCGACGTCGGCGTGGACAAGGCACTCGCATCGGCCCGTGCCGCCGGCATCGACGGAAAGATGTCGGTCATCCTGCCGGCCGAGGGCAGCGGCTACATCGTCAAGGAGACCGACACCAAGTTCCCGGTCCATCTGGATTCGGTGGCGGTCGACCCGAAGGACGGCAAGGTCATCGACGAACTGCGGTTCGCCGACTACCCGCTGCTCGCCAAGCTGACCCGCTTCGGTATCGACGCCCACACCGGCGTCTTCCTCGGCCTGGTCAACCAGCTGGCCCTGGCCGGGCTCGCGCTGGCGCTCATCCTGCTGATCCTGTGGGGCTACCGGATGTGGTGGCTGCGCAGGCCCACGAAGGAACGGAAGCTGAGCGCGGGCCGCCCGATGCCGCGCGGCGCGTGGCGCAAGGTGCCGATCACCCTGCTCCTGCCGATCGCCGCCGTGACCGCGGCGATCGGCTGGTTCGTCCCGATGCTGGGCATCAGCCTGCTGGTCTTCCTGGTGGTCGACCTCGCAATGGCAGGCGTGGCGAGGGCCCGGTCCCGCGCCTAG
- a CDS encoding recombinase family protein: MTAPQTAPACDADDVERHPCPRCQAQPGSPCRSRSGAVAGTYHTGRFTKVPPLAKLLRVPTPADRGPGQSWRPGTPVPAPVDPDTPSADIRIGYARCSTLTQELQTQLDALAAKHIPRDKIFSEKISTRVRVRPQFEAALAAAREIKAHAPHCRVIFTVYEMKRLGRDAAELTALADHLTAHGLALEMLAGPLAGIYDPTGPGRLLFGFFAAMAETERENIREATLEGLDTAARKGKHGGRPPVITDDMLHTVLRRRANGETVETIQPDLLIPTGRRKGQNPSLSSIYRALAEHEKTQAYPEAVTQAHADFAALHQRDRSPE; the protein is encoded by the coding sequence ATGACGGCCCCTCAAACCGCACCCGCGTGCGATGCCGACGATGTCGAGCGCCATCCCTGCCCGCGCTGCCAGGCTCAGCCCGGCTCGCCGTGCCGCTCGCGCTCCGGCGCGGTCGCGGGGACCTACCACACTGGCCGCTTCACCAAGGTTCCCCCGCTCGCCAAACTCCTGCGCGTACCGACACCCGCCGACCGCGGCCCCGGCCAGTCCTGGCGACCTGGCACCCCGGTGCCCGCACCCGTCGACCCCGACACCCCGAGCGCGGACATCCGCATCGGGTATGCCCGCTGCTCGACGCTCACCCAGGAACTCCAGACGCAGCTGGACGCGCTCGCCGCCAAGCACATTCCCCGGGACAAGATCTTCTCCGAGAAGATCAGCACCCGAGTGCGGGTCCGCCCCCAGTTCGAGGCCGCGCTCGCCGCCGCCCGGGAGATCAAGGCCCACGCCCCGCACTGCCGGGTGATCTTCACGGTGTACGAGATGAAGCGGCTCGGGCGGGACGCCGCAGAGCTGACCGCGCTCGCCGACCACCTCACCGCGCACGGCCTGGCACTGGAGATGCTCGCCGGGCCGCTAGCCGGCATCTACGACCCCACCGGCCCGGGCCGCCTACTGTTCGGGTTCTTCGCTGCCATGGCCGAGACGGAGCGGGAGAACATCCGCGAAGCCACTCTCGAAGGACTGGACACCGCGGCCCGCAAGGGCAAACACGGCGGCCGGCCCCCCGTCATCACCGACGACATGCTGCACACCGTGCTCCGCCGCCGTGCGAACGGCGAGACCGTCGAAACCATCCAGCCCGACCTGCTCATCCCCACCGGCCGCCGCAAGGGACAGAACCCGAGCCTGTCGAGCATCTACCGGGCCCTGGCCGAACACGAGAAGACCCAGGCGTACCCGGAAGCAGTCACCCAGGCCCACGCCGACTTCGCCGCCCTCCACCAGCGCGACCGCAGCCCTGAGTAA
- a CDS encoding aminotransferase class I/II-fold pyridoxal phosphate-dependent enzyme, which produces MGWRAQRATGSVLEDDYDGEFRYDRQPVGAVQSLDPDRVVLMGSVSKSLSPTLRIGWMVLPEQLVDDIVTAKGEREQWSSATEQLTLADFIASGAYDRHVRKMRQRHRRRRDQLTAVLAERAPQVRVTGIAAGLHAVLQLPPGTERAARRVRRKVRVAVVGQPLHRQPLPGRRLHSDTRRRPNTPTAVRWTLSAAHCLKES; this is translated from the coding sequence ATGGGCTGGCGCGCCCAGCGGGCTACGGGGTCCGTGCTGGAGGACGACTACGACGGCGAGTTCCGCTACGACCGTCAGCCGGTCGGCGCGGTGCAGAGCCTCGACCCCGACCGGGTGGTGCTGATGGGGTCGGTGAGCAAGAGTCTCTCCCCCACTCTGCGGATCGGCTGGATGGTGCTGCCCGAGCAGCTGGTCGACGACATCGTGACGGCGAAGGGCGAGCGCGAGCAGTGGTCGAGCGCCACGGAGCAGCTCACGCTCGCGGACTTCATCGCCTCGGGTGCGTACGACCGTCATGTACGCAAGATGCGGCAGCGCCACCGGCGCCGGCGCGACCAGTTGACGGCCGTCCTGGCGGAGCGGGCTCCGCAGGTGCGGGTGACCGGGATCGCGGCGGGGCTGCATGCCGTGCTCCAACTCCCGCCGGGGACCGAGCGTGCCGCCCGTCGCGTCCGCCGGAAAGTCCGGGTGGCGGTAGTCGGCCAGCCCCTCCACCGCCAGCCCCTGCCAGGCCGCCGCCTTCACTCGGATACGCGACGCCGCCCGAACACACCTACGGCGGTGCGCTGGACGCTCTCTGCCGCTCACTGCCTTAAGGAAAGTTAA
- a CDS encoding DUF6153 family protein produces MTSAVQSPSRPAGRGFVLLVLAVLFGVLAMHGLGPGPAPTKVPPTIGGHAMAMAHEQAAHEVVGDCSHTDGGSGHAHHADATCATAGVGAPYAPPVLAAAVTAAPAPVVLPGSAAGTPEVGRAPPDLAELQLLRI; encoded by the coding sequence ATGACCTCCGCCGTCCAGTCGCCGAGCCGCCCTGCCGGGCGCGGCTTCGTGCTGCTGGTACTGGCGGTGCTGTTCGGAGTGCTGGCGATGCACGGCCTGGGCCCCGGGCCGGCGCCCACGAAGGTGCCACCAACTATCGGCGGTCACGCCATGGCGATGGCCCATGAGCAGGCCGCCCACGAGGTGGTCGGGGACTGCTCGCACACCGATGGCGGATCTGGCCACGCCCATCACGCGGATGCGACGTGTGCGACGGCCGGTGTCGGCGCCCCGTACGCGCCTCCCGTCCTGGCCGCGGCCGTTACTGCCGCGCCCGCACCTGTGGTGCTGCCCGGCAGCGCGGCGGGTACTCCTGAGGTCGGGCGGGCGCCGCCCGACCTCGCTGAGCTGCAACTCCTGCGGATATAG
- a CDS encoding DUF305 domain-containing protein: protein MNTKRSLIRRTAAVVAAGAASLVLAACGSNGDSSAGHDGHASKSPTASAPAAQGQHNAADVAFAKGMIPHHRQAVEMADLAPSRAESAEVKKLAEEIKKAQDPEIKTLSGWLTAWGEQVPAEGAMDHSAHGMAGMMTPEEMDKLKNSSGKAFDTAFMELMIKHHEGAVAMARTEKTDGTFPDAKKMADAIITSQTAEITRMNGLLGKS, encoded by the coding sequence ATGAACACGAAGCGTTCCCTCATCCGCCGTACCGCCGCCGTCGTGGCCGCTGGCGCGGCATCGCTGGTCCTTGCCGCCTGCGGTTCGAACGGCGACAGCTCCGCCGGGCACGACGGCCACGCCTCGAAGTCGCCGACCGCCTCGGCCCCGGCCGCGCAGGGGCAGCACAACGCGGCCGACGTCGCGTTCGCCAAGGGGATGATCCCCCATCACCGCCAGGCTGTGGAGATGGCCGACCTCGCCCCCTCCCGCGCCGAGTCGGCCGAGGTGAAGAAGCTCGCCGAGGAGATCAAGAAGGCCCAGGACCCGGAGATCAAGACGCTCTCCGGGTGGCTGACCGCCTGGGGCGAGCAGGTCCCCGCCGAAGGCGCCATGGACCACTCCGCACACGGCATGGCCGGGATGATGACGCCCGAGGAGATGGACAAGCTGAAGAACTCCTCGGGCAAGGCGTTCGACACCGCCTTCATGGAGCTCATGATCAAGCACCACGAAGGCGCCGTGGCCATGGCCAGGACGGAGAAGACCGACGGCACCTTCCCCGACGCCAAGAAGATGGCGGACGCCATCATCACCTCGCAGACCGCTGAGATCACCAGGATGAACGGCCTGCTCGGCAAGAGCTGA
- a CDS encoding DUF4396 domain-containing protein → MDHSAHHTSTAHDHAAHQAAGGHDAHMHGGASWGTAAKATLHCLTGCAIGEILGMVIGTALLWGNVPTMVLAIALAFVFGYSFTLFAVIRAGLDFKSALKVALAADTVSIAVMELVDNGIIALTPGAMDAHLSDALFWTALLGGFVVAFFITTPVNKWMIGRGKGHAVVHAYH, encoded by the coding sequence ATGGACCACAGCGCACACCACACCAGCACCGCTCACGACCACGCCGCACACCAAGCGGCCGGCGGCCACGATGCGCACATGCACGGGGGCGCTTCCTGGGGAACGGCGGCAAAGGCGACGCTGCACTGCCTGACCGGGTGCGCCATCGGCGAGATCCTCGGCATGGTCATCGGCACCGCCCTGCTGTGGGGCAACGTGCCCACCATGGTCCTGGCGATCGCGCTGGCGTTCGTCTTCGGCTACTCCTTCACCCTCTTCGCGGTCATCAGGGCCGGCCTGGACTTCAAGTCCGCTCTCAAGGTGGCGCTGGCCGCCGACACCGTCTCGATCGCGGTGATGGAGCTCGTCGACAACGGCATCATCGCCCTGACACCCGGGGCGATGGACGCCCACCTGTCGGACGCGCTCTTCTGGACGGCGCTGCTGGGCGGCTTCGTCGTCGCCTTCTTCATCACCACCCCGGTGAACAAGTGGATGATCGGCCGCGGCAAGGGCCACGCCGTCGTCCACGCCTACCACTGA
- a CDS encoding response regulator transcription factor, with amino-acid sequence MFPSPPLPELGLRPRPRTAFGRVLSHTDEGLQCALAARRARPGLPVLVLSQHVEQLYARELLADGNGGVGYLLKDRVFDAEQFIDSVRRVAAGGTAMDPQVISQLLSRRTQDKPMGGLTPRELEVMELMAQGRSNAAIAGQLVVTERAVAKHTSNIFGKLGLPVSDDDNRRVLAVLAYLDRG; translated from the coding sequence TTGTTCCCCTCCCCGCCCCTTCCCGAACTGGGGCTTCGCCCCAGACCCCGTACGGCCTTCGGCCGTGTCCTTTCGCACACGGACGAGGGCCTGCAGTGCGCACTGGCGGCGCGGCGGGCGAGGCCCGGGCTGCCGGTGCTGGTTCTCTCCCAGCATGTGGAGCAGTTGTACGCGCGCGAGCTGCTGGCCGACGGCAACGGCGGGGTGGGCTATCTCCTCAAGGACCGGGTCTTCGACGCTGAGCAGTTCATCGACTCGGTACGGCGGGTGGCAGCGGGCGGTACGGCGATGGATCCACAGGTGATCTCCCAGCTGCTGTCGCGGCGGACCCAGGACAAGCCGATGGGCGGGCTGACGCCGCGTGAGCTGGAGGTCATGGAGCTGATGGCGCAGGGCCGTTCCAATGCGGCGATCGCCGGGCAGCTCGTGGTCACGGAGCGGGCGGTGGCGAAGCACACCTCGAACATCTTCGGGAAGCTGGGGCTGCCGGTGTCGGACGACGACAACCGACGGGTGCTGGCGGTGCTGGCGTATCTCGACCGCGGCTAG
- a CDS encoding GNAT family N-acetyltransferase, producing MTEIQTPRLLLRRWHDDDLVPMAEINADPEVMQWIGDGSVHDLEQTAEAIERWEEEWDEEGFGLFAVELLASGELAGFVGLSVPHFLPEVLPAVEIGWRLGRQFWGQGYASEAAHASLEFALQDRGLDRVISIARLGNDASENVMRKLGMVLERETTHPEFGFPLHIYAIDLTEYQA from the coding sequence ATGACCGAGATCCAGACCCCCCGACTCCTCCTGCGCCGCTGGCACGACGACGACCTCGTCCCCATGGCCGAGATCAACGCCGACCCGGAGGTCATGCAATGGATCGGTGACGGCTCGGTCCACGACCTGGAGCAGACGGCGGAGGCCATCGAGCGCTGGGAGGAGGAGTGGGACGAGGAGGGCTTCGGCCTCTTCGCCGTCGAACTGCTCGCCTCCGGCGAACTGGCCGGCTTCGTGGGTCTGTCCGTGCCGCACTTTCTGCCGGAGGTACTTCCCGCCGTGGAGATCGGCTGGCGGCTCGGGCGGCAGTTCTGGGGCCAGGGGTACGCCTCCGAAGCCGCCCACGCCTCACTGGAGTTCGCGCTCCAGGACCGCGGCCTGGACCGGGTGATCAGCATCGCGCGGCTCGGCAACGACGCGTCCGAGAACGTGATGCGCAAGCTCGGCATGGTGCTGGAGCGCGAGACGACGCACCCGGAGTTCGGCTTCCCGCTGCACATCTACGCGATCGACCTCACGGAGTACCAGGCCTGA
- a CDS encoding TetR/AcrR family transcriptional regulator, whose protein sequence is MPKLWNETIDAHRAAVREAILDTTAKLVAQGGLRSVTMSQVAEQTGIGRATLYKYFSDVEAVLLAWHERQVAGHLQQLAGIRDQAGTAVERLTAVLEAYAGIARQRHGGELAALLHQGEHVTHAERHLHGMLQHLLAEAVEAGDLRSDVPPAELAQYCLHALAAAAALTSQDAVTRLVAVTFDGLRPVP, encoded by the coding sequence GTGCCGAAGCTGTGGAACGAGACGATCGACGCGCACCGCGCCGCCGTGCGTGAGGCGATCCTGGACACCACCGCGAAGCTGGTGGCCCAGGGCGGCCTGCGGTCGGTGACCATGTCCCAGGTCGCCGAGCAGACCGGCATCGGCCGCGCGACGCTCTACAAGTACTTCTCCGACGTCGAAGCCGTCCTGCTGGCCTGGCACGAGCGCCAGGTCGCCGGCCACCTCCAGCAGCTCGCGGGCATCCGCGACCAGGCCGGCACCGCCGTGGAGCGCCTGACTGCGGTGCTGGAGGCGTACGCGGGCATCGCCCGGCAGCGGCACGGTGGCGAACTCGCCGCCCTCCTGCACCAGGGTGAGCACGTCACCCACGCCGAGCGGCACCTGCACGGCATGCTCCAGCACCTTCTCGCCGAGGCCGTCGAGGCCGGTGACCTGCGCTCCGACGTCCCGCCCGCCGAGCTCGCCCAGTACTGCCTCCATGCCCTGGCCGCCGCGGCCGCCCTGACCTCCCAGGACGCCGTGACCCGCCTGGTCGCCGTCACCTTCGACGGCCTGCGTCCGGTTCCCTGA
- a CDS encoding winged helix-turn-helix domain-containing protein produces MANSRSFSAVSAATAVNPKPVNPGRHRLRAVDRDEIVAPGSLVDVADFLPPGATWLPAPQHTLPTLPGQPPMVGYLVLVPADQQRPPLVPTAAPVDGAEDAGPVTIDSSQRTAHVDGRTLDLTYLEFELLAHLVAHPHRVHTRDQLVTTVWGYGHVGDGRTVDVHVARLRRKLGAEHRRTIQTVRRVGYKYAP; encoded by the coding sequence ATGGCGAACTCCCGTTCCTTCTCCGCCGTATCCGCTGCGACCGCTGTCAACCCCAAACCCGTGAATCCGGGCCGCCACCGGCTGCGTGCCGTCGACCGCGACGAAATCGTCGCGCCGGGCAGCCTCGTCGATGTGGCGGACTTCCTGCCGCCGGGGGCCACCTGGCTGCCCGCACCCCAGCACACCCTGCCCACCCTGCCGGGCCAGCCGCCGATGGTCGGCTACCTCGTCCTCGTACCGGCCGATCAGCAGCGGCCCCCGCTGGTACCGACGGCCGCTCCGGTCGACGGCGCGGAGGACGCGGGGCCGGTGACGATCGACAGCTCCCAGCGCACCGCCCACGTGGACGGGCGGACGCTGGATCTGACCTACCTCGAGTTCGAGCTGCTGGCGCATCTGGTGGCGCACCCCCACCGGGTGCACACCCGCGACCAGTTGGTGACCACCGTGTGGGGCTACGGGCATGTGGGCGACGGCCGGACGGTCGACGTCCATGTGGCCCGGCTGCGCCGCAAGCTGGGCGCCGAGCACCGCCGCACGATCCAGACCGTGCGGCGGGTCGGCTACAAGTACGCTCCGTGA